Part of the Colius striatus isolate bColStr4 chromosome 4, bColStr4.1.hap1, whole genome shotgun sequence genome, GGAGGGGCACGGCCTCTCCCAACCTGGTGCAGTCTCATGGCAAACAGCTGTTAAACCTCATAACttgtaaatttattttcattggaaaaaaaacccaaaccttgtAACTGGtaaatttaatttcagaaagCATCCAGGCAAAGCTTCCTGGTTTATGtacatgtgtgtctgtgtaagTATACATAACTTATCTGAATTTGAAACATATTCCTACATTCCCCGTACCTAGCTCTGGACACTGGTGTTTTTCTATATTCCCGTTTAGTCGGGGTCGGGCAGTCGGCCGCAGGCCCTCTCCTCACACCAGGCCTTCCCGGCACCGTCCGCCAGCTCCCTTCCCCACAACCTCTGGCGCCTGGACGGCTGCGGAGCCGTACTGGGTCCCCCGCGTTGCCACACGCCGGGATCGCCCTCCGCACCCGTCCTCAGCCCCCGTCCGTCCACTGCGGTAGATGTGCGGTGAACGGCCCTAAGGCTGGAGGACCTGGGGCCGGAGGCAGCTACCCCACActgccggggcggcggcgggcggtgCGAGGCAGCGCGGCTCTCCCCGCCCCCGGCGCCCGGctgtccctcccagccctccgGCGTCGGGGAAGGGCCAGGAGTTGGCGGGAGTCTATAAAAAACGGCAGTGAGACGAGGTCACTGTCCTGCCCTGCAAGAGCCGGGGAGAGGCTGAGGTGCGCCGCCGGGTCGCGGTAGCGACACCATGATCAACCCCCACTACTACCCGTGGGAGTACGACGGCGACAACGGTGAGTGGAGCCGTGCCCGGCCCGGCTCCTCTGCGGCTGCCGCCTCCCCGGCAGCGGTCCTGGGGGCAAAGCCTGGTCCAAGCGGGAGGGCCCACCTCGGATCCCGGAGCGTGCCTGCCATGGGGCAGTACGGGCCCCCAACAGGCCCGGGTGGTCGCCATATGCAAGTGTGGAAGAGACGAAACTGGTGGACGGAGAGACTGTGGCAGAGGTCTCAAAGTTACATAAAGTCAGTTTTCTTACTGCTACTGTCATTTACAATTTTACATGGCTTTAAAATCCAGCTTCAGGTTAGACTTGGTGCAGGagcagtggcagcctggctgccaggatccctcctgcctgcagaggATGGAAATCTGGGTGGCCTGCTGTTCCTGGGCTCCCCTCTGCTGTAGGATGAACAGCTTCCTCCATCAGGTTTTTACATGAAGCTCTTGTGAAACCATGATAATAATTAAACCTACGCTTCAAATTCCTGTCTTCTGTAGAGATCAGTGaccttttctctctccatgtGGGTACATGGTGCTACATTTGCATCATTTGGGTATATCCCATCAAATTCCTAGCCACAGATGGATGTGGAGTATAATCTTTTAGtttacttcatagaatcatagaatacaCTTTCTTGGTGTATTGCCATTTTCCTAACAAGTAAAGTCTTGAGGTTGCTATGAGACTTTAGGTTCAGTTAAATAGCTTGCAGCTATCTGTATTCCAGCTAGAGTAATGTGATTGTTTTTTGTACAGTGAAACTTGACAGAGCATGGCTAACAACCGTGCAATCAATAACCTACTTATTAATACGTTTAATTGATGTTCTGTAGCTAAGCAAAGCCAGACTTGCATTTATTGTAACATGAGTATAATTCATACCTAGGTGGAAAAGGTTTTAATGATATTTCTCTCTATTGTTTTCTAGGACCAGATCAGTGGCACAAAAATTACCCGATTGCCAAAGGACGCCATCAGTCACCTATCGAAATCAATAACAAAGATGTGCATTACGATCGCTCCCTACTGCCGTGGTTTGCTAGTTACGATCCTGGTGCAGCTAAGACCATCCTCAATAATGGGAAAACTTGCAGAGTTGTATTTGACGATTCATTCGATAGATCAGGTTAGTTTCGTTTTCATCTCAAGCTGTCGTTGGGTATATCAGTGACTATTTATCAAGTTGCTTGGAAGACAGAGTGCTCTCTGAATGTTCATGGATGTCAGAAGGTGACAGGTGTGTGACATAGAGATTTCTGTGACTTCAGTGCTCTGCACAACTGGTGGGAAAGGCCTGGGACTACTTTTAAATTTCCTAGGTAACTCAGTGCAGAATGGATGAAGGTGCAAGATGAATTTCTGAACTTGCAAAAGCCATTGCAGTTGTATTGCTTTCCAGGAACAAGGAGTCCAAGCTTTATCTATGAGGACTGAATTCCATTCAAGCTATTTGAAATGCACAGCAGAACGTCTTTAATGGTGGATATGGTTGAAGTTACAATATCTAAAAAATGTACCAATGTGATTTCCCATAAATAATGAACCAGATATTGCCACAAAGTCATGTTATTTAATCAGTAAAAACTCCCTTTGGCATTCATGATATTTTGTCTTAATGGGAATCACAGTGCTCAGATATTCCATTGTTTGAGCTTTAATGTCCAAAAGCTTTTATGCAGTTATGACAACACACAATATGCTGCCTCTATAATGCATAGCTTTTAAGAGTTACTGGGCTATGTATTTTGAAGAGATGTGCCTGAAGGAAGTATGAAATTGCATTAGTACttcagtgaaaaggaaaaaccaaaTGTATACCTCACTCTTTATTCTTTTATAAAGATCaacagaattttattattatttatagtGCATGGCAaggtaagaaaaggaaaaagaaatgccaatttcagtaaaatattgAAGTCTGTCTTCCATAAAACACAGAACTTTCATGAAGGCATTACAAGTTctaatttctattaaaatacaACTGGGATTGACAGATATAATTAGTTGGAGGAATTTTACTAATAGGTTGCTTGATCTTAAATGTCTATGGGCATGGTTCTAATTTAATGGATTTTTATTGAATTACTTGGATTTCACAAAAAACTGAGGATTGACATATATATAAGCTGGACAAGTCAATGTACTATCAAGACTCACAAATTACTGTGCAGTCAGGGGTTTGATTACTTTTCTAGTCAAGTGGGAATCTTTAACattacagaataaaaatattcatgTCAGATGACATGATACATAGCAAAGATCATTTGCTGTGGCAAATGAGACCTCCATGGCTGTTACCATTTTTTATCATCTCTTCTATTTGTTGGCACAGCATGAAATATATCCACGGTTGCATCTTCAGCATAGATGTCAAAGTGGCTATTTTTATAATTACTGAAATTTTGCATGGGAGGGAGTATCCAGGTACAGCAGTCTACAGCATGGATTCAACACTGGCCACAAAGAGCAGAAAGTTTTGGGATgttctgaggggttttttttttgcagattaACTGCTCAGTAACTGTAGTGTTCTGATCTCTGAAATACAAAGTGACTCACTGGAAAAAACGTAGGTGTGTTTCTCAACTCTTTGAAGGCAAGAAACATTCAGTGTTTATTGTTACGTCTCCTTTGTCATACCATTGCCTGCAGAGTCTGTGGGTGGTGTTCCTTCTCTAATATAATGCTAACTGCAGGACAAATTCCACTATGCATACTCCCACTGACTTGAGCATGTTTTAAGTTTTTTAGGATATGTACAGtgacttattttttttgtgtaaagGAGCAACCAGCTGCATATTACATACATATGTAATAAAAATCATATAGGAATAAAGCTTTTATTCATTTAGAACAAAGATTGTCTATCTATCTATCAGTCACTGTATCACTCTATATCTGAATTATTTCTGAGTTAGCCAGAAAACTAAGGGCTTCCCGTGTTTTCCTAACTTTTTCAGTTAGAGTGGTCATTCCCATGTCTGTAGTTCTATCTAGATTTTCATTAGTGGTAGATGAAGTAGATTGCAAAAGTAGGTAATAAATTactttgaatgtctccaagtTTTACTTCTGTTGTGTCTTCTCTGCCCTGGATACTTTCAATACTCACCATTGGGACAGTTTCTTAAACTCAGATGATGAGAGAGAAGCTTCCAGGGCAAATGTCATTCAATGTTATTCACATATATTGAAAAAGGTCTTATTACTGTTGTCTTTGGAGTTAATCTAGCGGAAGGAATGGGAGAATTTTGTCTCCAGCTATTTATAAAAAATGTTCGACTTGAAGAATCTGCTATACAATTGAAGGCTTTGATGACACATAATTTGCTTTAGGAGCTGTGCAATGCCTCTGTTGTCTGTCTGTACAAGTTAATGGATTGTTGTGGATGTATTATGTGGACTTACCAATGGATTGTTGCCTTTCTTACCATACCTATATGGAAAAAGGACCTTAAGCGCTGTAATATCATTGGAGGTGGAGACTGGGGTCTCAAAATCCAGGATAGAATTAGGAGCTGAAACCAAAACCTCCTAGATGACCGTGCCAAGTAAAACTCATACCAGAACTTGGATGCTTTGTCAGCCTACCAccgctacttttttttttttttgcctgaatGACAGCTCAGATGCTCTTTTAGAACAAGCAATGactatggttttgttttgaaataggGCTGCAATCTTATTTCTACTAGCAATGtccatttgcttttaaaattcaaaaaaTATTCAGGCCAGAGAAGTGTTCTGAGAGCACCTAACCCGTGGGACCATCATCATGATGCTGTGTGACATATGTAGCTTGTAAATTCCTTACAATTAATGACTCTGATGTTCAGTTGTTTAATAAACAGTAAAGGTACCTAAGTCTTGTGCTGGAACCCAGACACAGGAGCTGGGGAAATACACTAAGGCTATGTCAAATGGATGCCTTCTTTCATCTTCTCACTCTGATGTTTTAATTGTTGCCTTGGTACTTAGTGTAGAAGTTTACTGGCCAAACAGATTCCTGCTTCTTTTACTGACTTTCTCATGGGTGACATTTAAGGACTTGAAGTACCCCAGTGCAGGCACACTTTCTTACAAATATACCTTTATGCTATTTGCAGAATCTTTCAATTTCTTATCAAAGGAATGCATGCCTTTGGAAGTGggagatgaaaatgaaatagtCTTAAGAGTCAGTTTAAGTAATGAGAGCTTGTTGCTTCTAGTCTCTTCTAGCACAACTGATGCTTGTGGGCAGCTTTTCCTAGAGTACCACTTTGTGAGAAATCTCATTTATCTTTGAAAATTAGCTTTTGATCATCAACTTCTGGTGaataaatgtttatttattGACTGCTTTTAAAACCCAGTAATTTAATGAAAACTGGGGTAAGTCTGTCTATTGACACTCAAGTTTTGGTTAACTCTTGCAAAAAGTTACTCAACTCTTTTGTATATGGAATTTACACTGGAACAAGCCAGTAGCTGTTACAAGAATAGCACAGCTAAATGCCAGTGCTTGTGTATCCATGGTACATGCCGCTTGATGGCTGTACTGCATTCTGCAAAAGGCAACAAAGTTAAATCCTGCATTCAGTGTTTAACACACCTGTTGTTTGTAGTGTCTGCATGGAGGTACTGAGCATTGATGTGAGCATTGCAGAGCTCGAGTACAGGGAATTTAGGAGCTGAGCTTCTATTAAATTTGAACCTATGCTGTTAGCGGTAGAAATGCTTGAAAAGTCAAGAGcctgctgaggctgcagttATGCAGTGGATGTCAGTTTTCAGCTCCTGGAGATGGAGATTTTAGCCCTACCCTAGATCACAAAGATGATTTGGGAGCTCACTGACAAGCAGGCTGTAATCAAGAGGCGTATAAGTAGAAGAGATGTGTTCAGTGCAGATGAGAGTGGATAGCACACTGACAGACTTCTGTCAGATACTTCTTTTTCCCAGTCTGTCCGTGTGAGAGTACAAAGttcaaatgtaaacaaaaataattctataaacaaaaataattcttcTGCATATCTCTTTAGTGCTTGCTTAAAGCAAATTTTGGTGAGTTCTAAAAGCTTTTAGGAAACACATTTTATCCCTGCACTTAGCCAGACTTTTTCAGTACAGAGATTGTCTTTTGAGCAGAAGCATTTTTATAACATCTAAAATGTGGCATTGACATTAAATAGCTGGAGTTTTTATACTGCACTGATAGATTGTGTTATAAAGCAGCATAACAAAGGTAATATGTCTTTCTAAATTGTCATACAGTAACACCTTACTAATTTATTTTCGCTTGTTTACTGGTTCGTTTTGCAGCTTTGGCAGAATGTATCATAAATCCTATAAGAACAGTTATTTGCATGTTTATACACAAAACTCACCTCACTAAGCACTAAAAAATGGGAACAAATAGTTTTCTCCCTTGTCTTCCTGGGCCAGTTGATATATTCCTGCAGCTGGATTGTGTTACTTCAGTGGAAACACGTTTGAGGGAGTCTACTATGGccatccttttccttcctgcagagcagcaacAAGAATGGAAATGGCACGTTTCTGATATCGAGAAATTAGATCTAGCTGTTCAGCTACTCATATGGAAAGGATTGTGCAGTTTTTCAGAGGATTAAGAGAAAAGCTGACTGTATATATACCAAGGAGTGAGCCTGCAGGCTCCTTTTTAAACCTCTTGCTTTTGGTTTCTTGCAGTGTTATAGGTAGAAGCTCAGAGAGAGTCATGGggcctgctagaaaaacatCCTTTTGGAAGTAACTTGTGGTAGGAAATCACCCTTAAAACTACTGAGTCTTGAATATTTAAGGTGAACAATTCCTGTGTAATAATTGTAAGAATAATTCCCTGTTATATATAAATATGCAAATATATGAAAAGAAACCTATATTTTAACaccactgaaaaataatttaaatatataattGTTTTATTAATAACTTTTTACCTCATAGTTTTTTTCTAGCTATTATAGGGATGTGTATTTATTTGTGTTCctattttatgaaaataaaaacccaagAGACTAAAGATACCTTTAGAATTTAGGTTCTAAGCCACACATTTAAAAACCAAAGATTTCTTTTATTAACTTTGAGCAATACAGACAtagtttggtatttttttatgttttaaatgttgGACAACTTCATTCTTGTAACTGTTTTATTCACCCTTTCTAAAGCATAGGGAAATTTCATTTACTGACATCATTTTATGCATTTCTGTGGTTTTCCCTACACACTtgccattaaaagaaaaaaaaaacattttcaggagACATTGATTTATAGGCATCTTAGTCATTGCATCATAAAGTGTGCTAAGTAAAAGCTGCTATTTATAGATGACTGAAGCAGGAATGTGCTGGCATGAGGTGATGCAGAACTTAACCTAATGTCTAGTCAAAATGTATGCTGATGGTCCATCAGTGGAAATAATGACATGTTTTTACCTTAAACTGGATTATTTGGTTTTACAGATCTATTTTAATGGAGAATTGATGACCTTGTCAGCTACTACTGTTAACGATACCTGCATCAGCCACAGTACTGAATGCTTATGGAAACATGTAAAATGCATCTGGGAAGAATAACAGCTTGCTATTATTCAGTAAACAGCTTGCTATTGTTCAGTAAATAATACTCTCAGTATTTTGTTTCTTGAGATGATCATGGATTTCATTCCTTTTCAGATTTAAGGATATCTTCCTCTGGTATATAAAGACCTGTTCTTCAGAACTGCTGAATGGTTTATAGGAATGCTATAACTTCTAAATAAAGTGAATGAGAATTGAATATTAATTACTATTTGGTAActgtgaagaagttcttccctttTTATTGTGAGATCCTTTCAAATATACCACCTTCATTGGGTATATAAtgtaaaaatgttaatattatTTAGATACAGGATATAATTCACCACAGGCTGAAgttttctttaggaaaataGCATGCTTTCTCAGTGATTGTTCTGCCttatttgctgttctttttcatctcttccaTAGCCAGAGGGAGTAGCCATTATAGGAGAAGCAGCATCAGTAATTTCATAGCTTTCTAAACAAATAAGCCATAGGCTGCAATAAGAACTTATCTATCACGTCAATAGTTGATCTCAATCAGCACTATATTTCTATGCTTTTATATAGGTAGATATTAGGTGGAATTTTGGAGGAGATTAGGACATCTAAATTTATGTATCTTATGTGGGCTTTTAAAAGTGGGTGGACTATGCCTCTAAACTCTCATTCCATCTACAGAGATGGAGTCACACTTAATCAGTGGTGTCCAGAGAGCAATTCAGGTCACTTTCTATTGAGTGTCAACCTTAAGGCAACCAGAATTACTCCAGAGGCTTGTTTATTCTGTTTAGAGGCTTACTTCAGTTCCCCAAACATAGACATGTCATGACATTTTTGATAACCTAATGTATTTCACCTTGCCACAAGATACTGCTTTAGGAAAGTATAGTTCTTCTACAGATCTTGTATCACGTCTTCCAGTCCTATCTGGGTGTCTTTGGAATATCTCAGAAGGTACTAGATGCACATTATGCAGTTGAATTAAGACAGTGATCTCTTTTGACTATGTTGGAAATCTACACACAAAAGAATTATCATCTGTTTGTAGCTGGAGATGGTTGCTTGAAGTGCTACTAAAATCAGTGCAGATTTCCAAGAGGTACTCAGTACTCTGGGAACTAGAGCATCCATGCAGTAAATGtgtatggaaatattttaaatatatattgttttcttttaaaagtattgTAAGATACGTGAGTCTAATGCTGTTGCAGATGATTATCAATTGCAGTGCTGAGAGGTGGGCCTCTTCCAGGAGTCTACAGGCTGCGTCAGCTTCATTTTCACTGGGGTTCATCTGACGACCATGGCTCTGAGCATGTTGTGAATGGGATGAGATATGCAGGCGAGGTAAgatttgccattttttttgctttaaaataggGTATAGAATAACATTTGCCATTATCATTCAAGTGTGACtaaatttaacttttttctggttttcaaatCCTTTCTACATTCTTACTCCCATAAAGTCTTATAATTGTGAATCAAGTTGAAGTAATTCTTCCAgcctaaggaaagaaaaatactatgGGTAACGGAAGTTTCTATGTGAAACAAAAGTTTTTGTCTTCTTAAACCAAATTTGGCCTAAAACATAGGACAACAAGACTGAATTACTGAGATGCAATGCAAACTTACTGAAAGGAGTATTACAGCAGAGGTATAAAACTGTAGTgacagaaaggaggaaggatATGTTACCTTGAGTTTCTACCACTTTGGGATTATAATGAAATATGagaaatgtaaataataataatatatatacaAAGCTTACATTCATGTGCATTCTTTGCTAGAATTGCTGTAATTCTAAAGCCAAGTGGAAATGAACCACATATTAGTAGATAACATCTGAACTGCATATTCTCCCTCTTTACTTAAACATCTTTTATGTGTTTTTCAACTTTAACATGagatttctgtccttttttggCAATTTCTGTATTAAGATATGTATAGTTTAAAGCAGCTATTGATCTAAATGACagtttaaatttttaaatttttggaACACCTAATCCATATACTTTGTTGCCCCAAACTCTTCTCATGTATGTGAAGAACTCTAAATTCAACCTCTGATGGCTTGCTATTCAATAATGGATTTTTCtacatgttttcctttttttccagctacATTTATTACACTGGAATCCCAAATACAGTAATTACCTTGATGCTGTGAGAAGAACTGATGGAATAGCTGTTTTGGCCATATTTTTGCAAGTAAGTAGACTCATGAAACCCTTCTTTGTACTGCTGTTATAGAGTTTTCTATTTATATAgggttaaaaaacaaaaaccctctGAATATATTTTCTAGGGGTTGCACCGAACTTAAGGATTTGACTTCTAGTAGTGCATGCTTTTCAAGTTACAGAGCATGAGTCATGTTATTTCAAACGGTATCCAATACTACACACAGTTATCCCAGAAAATATTGTATTACTATGTGACTGGTGGAAGCTCTGAATCCAGATTTGCCCCTGCTTTGGGGACATTCTGTCAGTAGTGACTCTCTGACCAATAGCAGTCAGCTCTCTTCTATGCTAATCATGGACTGATTTCAAGGACAGGATTTTCATGACTTTCTCCCAGCCAAAACTAACTCACAGAAAATCCATGTAACtcatccttttttaaaatccttttggGGCATGCAGTCTTAGCCTGAAACGTCAGCCTTTGCGCTCTCTGTTTAAATAATATTCTCTAGAGCTGGAAAGACGGACATCTGTGTTGACATCAACAGTTGCAAATAGGTCTGACCAGGAAATCTAGCTTTTAAACTAGAATCAAACTTGCAAAACTTCTTGCAACTGAAGAGTTGTTTATCTCTATTAGGCTAAAATTCAGTGACAATGGGAATGGCTGTATTGTGAAATTACCTGTGATGCTGAGTTTCGGTACTGATATAATTTCCTCATTTAGATTGTAATGTCTTCTGAGGTAGAGAGACAGGGTCTATACAGAAGACACAGCTTACTGAGCTGGTAGGGATGATAAGATGGGTTAATGCATTGTAATTTTATAGGTAATAGTTTATTAGATGCACTTAAAAtagcagaaagaagaaagctaATAGAGCAGAACGCTTTGCTTAGCTCATGCTCTCTTCTTTACAGGTAGGAAAAACTCCCAAACCAGAGATGAAGAGAATTCTTGAAGAAATAAATGCTATCAGAACAAAGGTAACAATGCTGggctttagaatcatagaatcatttcagttggaagagacctctaagatcaatgagtccagtctttgtcccagccctatgaaccactagaccattcccctaagtgcaacatccacccatctcttaaacacctccagggacggtgactccaccacctccctgggcagcctgttccaatgcctgacaatcctttcaggaaagaaattcctcctcatatccagcctgaacctctcctggtgcaacttgaggccatttcctcttgttctattgcttgttactagggaaaacagaccgacccccacctcactacagcttcctttcaggtagttatagagcGCAATAAggtttcccctcagccttcttttctccaggctaaacagccccagatctctcagccattcctcatatgagacatgctccaaatcctttactaggtTGGTAGCCCActtctgtatcctctccagcaccttcatgtctttcttgtagagaggcccaaaactggacacagtatttgaggtgtggcctcaccaaagctgagtacaggggaatggtcacctccctcctcttgctgacaacactgttcctgatacaggccaggataccattggccttcttggccacctgggcacactgatgAATGATGTttagctgctgtcaaccaacactgccaggtccctttctgcctggcagctttccagtcactcctccccaagcctgtagca contains:
- the LOC104553696 gene encoding carbonic anhydrase 3 isoform X1, whose amino-acid sequence is MINPHYYPWEYDGDNGPDQWHKNYPIAKGRHQSPIEINNKDVHYDRSLLPWFASYDPGAAKTILNNGKTCRVVFDDSFDRSVLRGGPLPGVYRLRQLHFHWGSSDDHGSEHVVNGMRYAGELHLLHWNPKYSNYLDAVRRTDGIAVLAIFLQVGKTPKPEMKRILEEINAIRTKGKAAPFPNFDPSILFPKSHDYWTYHGSFTTPPCEECITWIVLREPIIVSSDQMAKLRSLSKNAENEPDLPLVDNWRPTQPRYFRMVSASFL
- the LOC104553696 gene encoding carbonic anhydrase 3 isoform X2, with protein sequence MINPHYYPWEYDGDNGPDQWHKNYPIAKGRHQSPIEINNKDVHYDRSLLPWFASYDPGAAKTILNNGKTCRVVFDDSFDRSVLRGGPLPGVYRLRQLHFHWGSSDDHGSEHVVNGMRYAGELHLLHWNPKYSNYLDAVRRTDGIAVLAIFLQVGKTPKPEMKRILEEINAIRTKMAKLRSLSKNAENEPDLPLVDNWRPTQPRYFRMVSASFL